The following DNA comes from Dehalococcoidia bacterium.
GCTGATCACGCCGTTCGCCGTATCGCCCTCCCGCGCCAGCAGCGGCTCATCCACCAGCTCGCCGGCGCCCAGCAGCGGCAGCGTCATGCCCGCGTCGCGGTAGGCCTTCAGAAAGCGTGGGGCGGCGTCGCCCTGCACCGCGGCGAACACGGCATCCGCGCCGCCCTGCTTCAGCTTCTGCACGAAGGGCGCCCAGTTGCTCGTGCCCCCCGGCACGTACTGCTCTTGCGCGATCGTGCCGCCGCAATCCGTAAACGTATGGGCGAAGCCGCCGGCCGCCTCCCAGCCGAAGCTGTCGTCCTCGGCGATCAGCGCCGTGCGCTTGAGGCCGAGCATTTTGCAGGCGTAGGCGCCGAGCGGCTGTGTAGCCTGGCTGTTGCTGGCCGAGACGCGGAAGATCCAGTTGCTCTTGTCGCGCTGGGTGAGGTCGTCCAGCCCGGCGCCGGCGATCACGGCGGGCAGCCTGCGGCCGTCAAGATCGTCGCGCAGCGCCGCGGCCACGGCGTCGGAGGCGACGCCGGCGATCGCGGCGGCCTTGTCCTTTTCGGCCAGTGTGCGTAGCTTCGCCCGCGCCGTGGCCGGGTCGGAGGCCGTGTCTGCCGTGGCGAGCGTGATCGCGAAGCCGCCCAGCCGGCCGTTGTGCTGGCTCAGGTAGAGCTGGAAGCCCTGGCTCAGCTCCTTGCCCGCCGCCGCGTTGCCGCCGCTTAAGGGCGCCAGCAGCCCGATCGTCAGCGGGCCGTTGTCCACGTTCGGCGGCGTGGCCGCGGGGCCGCGCGGGGACTCCGGCGTCGTCTCACCCAGGGCGGGGAAGCCCGACGGCGTGGCCGGCGGTCGAGGCGTGCCGCCGGCCGGGATGGGCGGCGGGGTCAGCAGCGGCCCGCGCACCGGCGGCAGTGGCGGGCCGGTCACCACCGGCAGCGTCGGGTTGCCCGGCGTTGGTGTGGCCGCCGTCTTGTTGTGCTTGTGGCCGCCGGCGCAGGCCAGGGGCAGCAGTGCGGCGCACAGCAGCAGCCAGAGCGGAACGCGGCGCACCGCGGCTTGTTTCTCTCCCCGCAAGCCAAACTCCCCGCCGTCGGCCGCGCCGGAACGGATGCGCACGGCATGGGCCGATCGTAGCGTGTGACCGGTGTACCGGTCACGGCGGCACGGCGCCGGGCGAGCGGCGGGCGAGGTCCGGGTCAGACCACAAACGCGCTGCTGCCGGCGCTACGCCCGCGGCTCGGCGCCGCCGTGCAGCGGCAGGCAGACGGTGAAGCGGGCGCCCTGCCCCTCCGTGCTGGCGACGGAAACCGAGCCGCCGTGCTGCTCCGCGATCTGGCGCACGCCGGCGAGGCCGATGCCGGTGCCGCCGATCCGCCCTTCAACATTCGAGCCGCGGAAGAAGCGCTCGAACACACGCGGCAGGTCGGCGGCGGGGATGCCCATGCCCTGGTCCCGCACTTCGAGCACCGCATGGGCGTCCGCGCCGGCGCCTTCCTGGCGCACGCGCACCTGGATCACGCCGCCGTTCGGGCTGTACTTGATCGCGTTGGAGAGCAGGTTGCCCAGCACGCGTTCGAGGCGGACCGCGTCCCACATGCCCACGGGCTCCGGCGCCGGCGTCTCCAGGGTGATCGTCGCATTTTCGACGACGGCGCGCTGCTCCTCCACGACACCGCGGGTCAACGCCGCCAGGTTGACCTGCTGGCGGTCGAGCGCCAGCGGCTCGCCGGCCTGCAGGCGTGCGGCGTCGAGCAACTGGCCCACCAGTGCCCGCATGCGCGTGGCGGCCGCGTCGATCGAGGCCAGACCCTCACGCACCCAGGTCAGATCCTCCCCGCCCGACGCCGCGCGGCGGCCCAGCAACTGCGCCAGGCCCTTGATCGTGGTCAACGGCGTGTTGAGGTCGTGGGAGACGGTAGAGAAGAAATCGTCGCGCTGGCGCAGCGCATCGCGGGCTTCGCCGTAGAGGCGGGCGTTCTCGGCGGCGAGCGTTTCGATCTGGCGGCGGGCCTGCACCTGCGCCGTGACCTCAACGGCGTGTACGAGGATGCCCTCCACGGCGCCTGCCTCGTCGCGCACCGGCTGGCAGACGACGTTGAAGAAGGCCTCCTCGCGGGCGCCATCGGCGCCGGTGATCAAGGCGCGTGCCTCGTTGGCGCTGAAGGGCTTGCCC
Coding sequences within:
- a CDS encoding ABC transporter substrate-binding protein → MRGEKQAAVRRVPLWLLLCAALLPLACAGGHKHNKTAATPTPGNPTLPVVTGPPLPPVRGPLLTPPPIPAGGTPRPPATPSGFPALGETTPESPRGPAATPPNVDNGPLTIGLLAPLSGGNAAAGKELSQGFQLYLSQHNGRLGGFAITLATADTASDPATARAKLRTLAEKDKAAAIAGVASDAVAAALRDDLDGRRLPAVIAGAGLDDLTQRDKSNWIFRVSASNSQATQPLGAYACKMLGLKRTALIAEDDSFGWEAAGGFAHTFTDCGGTIAQEQYVPGGTSNWAPFVQKLKQGGADAVFAAVQGDAAPRFLKAYRDAGMTLPLLGAGELVDEPLLAREGDTANGVISAAAFSAALADPATQAFVRAYAAAYGGAPAGVGAANGYLAAEALDVALLAAGTQAAVNPAALRDALRGVKLASTPGGGAFAFDDDQQGVFDLSVRQTQQLPGGKPGNLLRDADTFAGVSQFWTYPPAAFLAGKRYRERKGAWAR